DNA from Diabrotica virgifera virgifera chromosome 10, PGI_DIABVI_V3a:
ATGAAGGTGTCCATACCTTCTAGTGCTAAATtgtcaattattattcttctaggtatggttgcttgacctagtacaacacatttttattttttttggtttttggctCTTGTAACATTTACAGTTAGTCCCATTCTCTGAGCAGATGTCCTTAACGCTACCAAATTAAATTAAGAAAAGCTAATAAATCAGTATTTATTTATAACTCGAATAAACAATTTGGACGAACacacaaaaatagaaatatttataatacattaaACAATGTATGGAACAATAATGGGATGGATTTCCTGGAAGCTGGTGTCCTTCAATACAATGTCTACACCAGAACTGAGTCAGTCTTTCTTTATTCCTTCAGATCTTTTGTAGATTGGGCAGCACCTTCCTCTGCTACTGGCTGCTCAGTAGAGGCGTTTGCAGATGACATATCCTCTGTTTGGGTGGATGACTCAGATTCTGCAGGCCCCAGGTTTAAAGTGTAATTAAACGACATTTCCTAAAATATAAATATGATATATACTATTACTATACAGGGAAAGATTTTAGGAAAGCATTGCACTGAAATAGGTACTTCAAATGTCATGGCTGCACAATCTCAGGGATGAATTGAATTGCCTGTCTAACTACCTTTTTATAGCAGCTGTAAACAAAATACAAATACTCGTATGATGATTGTCAACCTTTTAAAGAAGATggtaccttaagaagaagaagaagatattatatTTGCCATTTAAAAGTGCTATCACCTATCTCTTAACATCTTGGCTGTGTTACGAGACAAATATACCTCATAATGCACTAACGGTTGGCTGCGTCAATTGTATTGTAACGCACTATGGCAAAGATTCACTACAGGACATATATGCCTCGTAACGCACTCAAGGTAAGTTTATAAATATCTGTAAATGCAGCCAAtatgttaaaacttatttaaTACCAGCAAATTGTTCACTTTCTAGCATTACTGTACTAACTTTTGTTTGCGTGCAGTCGGTAGTCAAAATTATCACAGTACTTAAATAATTTAGATTGAGAGCATGACTCTAGTAAAATACAGTACTTTTTCCCACTAATACAGCTCCTTCCTACTGATTATATACAAAAACAAGATAACAtaaaatatttttcgataaagtgtttcatattattgaaaatagataCTATAAAACATGCAaagaacattatttattaagtttACATGCTAAAGATCTACTTTAGAAAACTCTTGATGCCAACAATAATGTTTCTGCTTTGTAAGACATATTTTTATCGAAACTGTCAAATTGCACTTTTCGGGTTGACTCAAATTGACAttatagaaataaattaaaagcgaaatcatattAAAAACTATGCTAAGttattaataaattgtaaaaacaaACCTGAGCTCCTCCAGTAGACTCAAGACTGTTCAAAAAAGTTTTTACTGCATCAGCGGCTCTAGACATCATACACAGTTGATTAACCTCAGTTTTTTCCTCCAATGGAGGAGGTATTAGGGAATCCTAAAAAAACATGTTATATGAGTATTATTCTACTTAACTGGCTGCAAATGTGGACATAATACTATCAAAAAActttaataaatcaaaatacaaatcAATCTGTCATAcctttacatatttatattattaaaaaaaattgacatttttcattACTTACCACTGCTTTCATCAGAAAACTCTTGTCTTCAGCCATAGTATTGTTTAAATTGATTATTAACCTACTTACAATGTGTTAATAAACTTTAAATTCACaattttttgcacaatataaGCAGTAAGGTAAGCCACCAAACTTTGAGATTTGAAAATGCTAAATTGACAGTGACAAATTGAATGGGTGCCTTCTATGTTTTTACTGTCTTTTTACCCTTTAAGTTACTGAATACATATTACTGtttattatatttatgtttaaatataattatattcattatgtgtttaaataataaatataaaagtaTAATATTACTTATTATAAACAGATTGTGTGATTTTCTATAAAGATTCCCGAACACTGCCGAAACAGTTTCAGGTATTgagtttattaaattatttttagaGAATAAATCACAAAATttataaattgtaataaataataatagtctAACAATAAAGCCTCGTTTTAAGCTGATATTTGAAATATTGTATATCCTACATGACTTTATACTTACTTATAATGCATTTAAACATTGTCTGTATTTCGATTCATATTTTTTCTGTAATTCTCGTTTAAAAATCTCATGTTTATTCaacaataattttcaaatatgtCCTCCATCTTGATTGCGCTGTCAATTGTCAACCAGTGTTGCCACATTTTCAAaaacacattcttctttttcatgTGCCTCATACTTTAAGGATAGTGGCGATCATCAAGGCCTGTTTTACTGTGATTATTATTTATACTCAAAGGCTGTATGActctatgcattttcttgtatcgtttctgatatacattttcttgtatcgtttcttgtacgtacatttgtgccctgt
Protein-coding regions in this window:
- the LOC126878667 gene encoding uncharacterized protein LOC126878667, producing the protein MAEDKSFLMKAVDSLIPPPLEEKTEVNQLCMMSRAADAVKTFLNSLESTGGAQEMSFNYTLNLGPAESESSTQTEDMSSANASTEQPVAEEGAAQSTKDLKE